TCCGCGCCCACGCCCTCGAGCTGAGGCATGCGGTTCAACCGCACCACGGGAGTGGAGCCGATCAGGTCGAGCGCCGTCCGCGCGGTCTGGCAGGGAAGCGGCATGGGGCGTTGCGTCGGCCGGGAGGCGAGCACCATATATATGCGGTGTGCCGGGAGTCAATTGAACGCGTCGCACTGATCTTTCCGGGCGCGCTCGGGGATATCCTGCTCGCGCTTCCGGCACTCCGCGCGCTGCGCGCGCGCCACGCAAACGCCCGCCTCACGGTGGTCGTGAGCGCGCCGCTGGTCACGCTCGCGCGCCTCGCCGGCATCGCCGACGAGGTCGCGAACCTCGACGCGGCCTCCTCCGCCTGGGTCTTCGGCGGCAGCCTGCCGCCGCCATGGCTCGCGGGCCGTCCGACGCTCTACAGCTGGCTCGGGAGCGGCGACCCGGCCGTGCGCGCGCGGGTGGCGCAGCGGGCGCGGGCGGCGCACTTCTTTGCGATCGAGCGCGGCGCGGGACCCGAGCACGCCGCGGCGGCGTACGCGCGGGCGGTCGGCGCTCGCGCGAGCCTCGCGGCGCTGGGCGACGCTGGACGCCTCGAGCCGCCGCCGTCGCCGGCGGGAGACCGGCTCCATGCCGCGCTCCGCGCGCCCGTGCTCGCGATCCACCCGGGCGCGGGGGCGCCGCGGAAGCGGTGGGCGGTCGGCGGTTTCGTCGCGGTCGCCGACTGGTGGCGGCGGCACGGCGGCGCGGTCCTCGAAGTGGCCGGGCCGGCAGAAGCCGCGTCCGGATCGCTGGTCGGTACGCCGCTGGCGCGCGACCTCGCGCTCCCCGACCTCGCCGCCGTCCTGGCGCGCGCCACGCTCTACGTCGGCAACGACAGCGGCGTCAGCCACCTCGCGGGCGCGGTCGGTGCCGCCGGCGCGGTGCTCTTCGGCCCGACGCAGGCGCGACGCTGGCGGCCGCTGGCGGGCCGTCTCACGCCCCTCGAGGCGGTCGGCGGCGGAGAACCGGCGAGCATCCCGCTCTCGGCGCTGCCGTCGGCGCGTGTCATCGCCGCGTGCGAGCGCATTCTCGGGAGTCGCCGGGAGCGCGCGGTCGCTTTCTCCAGTTGACAAGGGGGGACCCCGATATTAGCCTCGCCAACGGGCGTATCCCCGCGGACCCCAAATAAGATCCACCGGTTTCCCGTCCAACAAGTCGGGGGCCACGACGATGTCGAACGCCATCAAGACGACGGTGCTGCTCGGTGTCCTGACGGGCCTGCTCCTCTGGATCGGCCAGTGGCTGGGCGGCCCGCAGGGTCTCGTCGTGGCGCTCGTCTTCGCGGCGGCGATGAACTTCGGCAGCTACTGGTTCGCGGACCGCATCGTGCTCGCCATGTACGGGGCGCGCGAGCTGTCGGAGCAGGACGCGCCGGAGCTGTTCCGCATCGTCCGCGAGCTGGCCGCCGGCATTCCCATGCCGATGCCGCGCGTCTACCTCGTTCCGAGCGAGTCGCCGAACGCATTCGCGACCGGGCGGAGCCCCGAGCACGCCGCGGTGGCGGTGACGGAGGGGATCCTCCGCCTCCTCACCCGCGACGAGCTGCGCGGCGTGCTCGCGCACGAGCTCTCGCACGTGCGAAACCGCGACACGCTGATCAGCGCGGTCGCCGCCACGTTGGCGGGCGTCATCATGATGGTCGCGCGCATGGCCTACTGGGCCGCGCTCTTCGGCGGTGTGCGGCGCGACGAGCGCGAGGAGGGCGGCGGTGTGCTCGGCTTCCTCGCGATGATCATCGTCGCCCCGATCGCCGCCTCGCTGATCCAGCTGGCGATCTCTCGCGCGCGCGAATACGAGGCCGACGCCTCCGGGGCGCGCATCCTGCACAGGCCCGAGGAGCTGGCGTCCGCGCTCGAGAAGATCGCCACCGTCTCCGGCCGCATCCCGCTGCCGGCCGGTCCGGCCACGGCCCATCTCTGGATCGTGAGCCCGCTGCGCGGCGATCGACTCGCCAACCTGTTCAGCACCCATCCGCCGATCGAGGAGCGCATCCGGCGGCTGCGCGCGATGGCCCGTTGAGCGCACGCGGCGGGACATTGAGGACGCGGATCGACGCGAGCCCGCCCCCGGCGGGCTCGCGCGTTCTGCGGGAATGACCATGGAGAACGACAAGGAGGAGCGGCGCGGGTTCCGGGTGACGGACCGCCGGCGCTTTGCGGAGACCGGCGAGGCGCGCGGTGACGAGCCGGCCGAAGCGGCCGCCGAGGCGCCACCCGCCGGACAGCGGTCCGGCCCGTCCGAGGCGCCGCCGGGCCAGAGGGAGCAGGCGATCTCCGAGCCGGTCAACTTCTC
The sequence above is a segment of the Deltaproteobacteria bacterium genome. Coding sequences within it:
- a CDS encoding glycosyltransferase family 9 protein, translating into MCRESIERVALIFPGALGDILLALPALRALRARHANARLTVVVSAPLVTLARLAGIADEVANLDAASSAWVFGGSLPPPWLAGRPTLYSWLGSGDPAVRARVAQRARAAHFFAIERGAGPEHAAAAYARAVGARASLAALGDAGRLEPPPSPAGDRLHAALRAPVLAIHPGAGAPRKRWAVGGFVAVADWWRRHGGAVLEVAGPAEAASGSLVGTPLARDLALPDLAAVLARATLYVGNDSGVSHLAGAVGAAGAVLFGPTQARRWRPLAGRLTPLEAVGGGEPASIPLSALPSARVIAACERILGSRRERAVAFSS
- a CDS encoding protease HtpX — translated: MSNAIKTTVLLGVLTGLLLWIGQWLGGPQGLVVALVFAAAMNFGSYWFADRIVLAMYGARELSEQDAPELFRIVRELAAGIPMPMPRVYLVPSESPNAFATGRSPEHAAVAVTEGILRLLTRDELRGVLAHELSHVRNRDTLISAVAATLAGVIMMVARMAYWAALFGGVRRDEREEGGGVLGFLAMIIVAPIAASLIQLAISRAREYEADASGARILHRPEELASALEKIATVSGRIPLPAGPATAHLWIVSPLRGDRLANLFSTHPPIEERIRRLRAMAR